From one Triticum aestivum cultivar Chinese Spring chromosome 4B, IWGSC CS RefSeq v2.1, whole genome shotgun sequence genomic stretch:
- the LOC123092837 gene encoding protein Barley B recombinant, producing MDDDGSLSIRNWGFYETMKGNLGLQLMPSVAGAGHRDTKPLLPNGTFLQHHNAPHHPPHSHHPRDYGNGEPSGGMPTEPPAIHMDFVRNEAWMHPSQHQHQHQHQHHHQNQHQQQHQHQHQHSREQKVLHAVPLGPAGHIGHPGHAVHHHPTGFGMMPDARGAHTLQMMQPQEPPVPEEEKIAPPLVEEHSVVGSKPPVKKRQQGRQPKLPKPKKPKKVATPGEDGAPKARAPRSRGPLKPVEMVINGIDFDISRIPTPVCSCTGAPQQCYRWGAGGWQSACCTTSISTYPLPMNTKRRGARIAGRKMSQGAFKKVLEKLAGEGYNLNNPIDLKTFWAKHGTNKFVTIR from the coding sequence ATGGACGACGACGGCAGCCTGAGCATTCGGAATTGGGGCTTCTATGAGACGATGAAAGGCAACCTCGGCCTGCAGCTGATGCCATCTGTGGCCGGCGCCGGCCACCGGGACACAAAGCCGCTGCTCCCTAACGGCACCTTCTTGCAGCACCACAACGCCCCGCACCACCCGCCGCATTCACATCATCCCCGCGACTATGGTAACGGCGAACCCTCTGGTGGCATGCCCACCGAGCCGCCGGCTATTCACATGGATTTTGTGCGCAATGAGGCCTGGATGCACCCCTCGCAGCATCAGCatcagcaccagcaccagcaccaccaccagaaCCAACATCAACAGCAGCATCAGCATCAGCATCAACATTCCCGTGAGCAGAAGGTCCTTCATGCTGTTCCTCTTGGGCCTGCTGGACATATTGGACATCCTGGACATGCTGTGCATCACCACCCTACAGGTTTTGGAATGATGCCAGATGCGCGTGGTGCGCACACTCTCCAGATGATGCAGCCACAGGAGCCTCCTGTGCCCGAGGAGGAAAAAATTGCCCCACCGTTGGTTGAAGAGCATTCTGTGGTTGGAAGCAAGCCTCCGGTAAAGAAGAGGCAGCAAGGTCGTCAGCCTAAGTTGCCGAAGCCGAAGAAGCCTAAGAAGGTTGCTACTCCAGGGGAAGATGGGGCACCCAAGGCCCGTGCACCCCGAAGCAGGGGTCCTCTTAAGCCTGTGGAAATGGTAATTAATGGTATTGATTTTGACATTTCAAGGATACCAACACCTGTGTGCTCATGCACTGGAGCTCCCCAGCAATGCTACCGGTGGGGTGCAGGTGGCTGGCAGTCTGCATGCTGCACAACTTCTATTTCGACATATCCGCTGCCAATGAACACAAAGCGCCGGGGCGCACGTATTGCTGGAAGGAAGATGAGCCAAGGTGCATTCAAAAAGGTTCTTGAGAAGCTAGCTGGTGAAGGGTACAACCTTAATAATCCAATTGACTTGAAGACCTTCTGGGCCAAGCATGGCACAAACAAGTTTGTAACAATCAGGTAA